Sequence from the Aquimarina sp. Aq107 genome:
TGCTATAGCATTATTTTCATTAATAAAAATAAAAAAAAGATCATTAAAAGATTTTGAAGAAGAGTTTAGAGACTTTATCAGCTATCACCCTTCGCTTTGCACAATTTTTAATACTCGAGGAGATATCGTTATCCAGGCTTATGTAAAGCCAGCTAAGGTTAAAGTTAGGTTTGTTTATGAATTATCAATAAACGATAGCAAAGAAATTAATCAAGTTTTATTAGCTCCATTCAATGTTTTTGATGAAGAAATCATACGAGTAGTTGTAGTAGAAAACAAGAACGAAATTGGGTTATATATTAGCATGCCTTATGCAATAATAGATGCTCAAAGTAAGTTGATTTTAAGCAAAGACATCAAAACCCATTTTGATGGAGATATTAAATTAGAAAGACAATCTTTTTCTAATTTGGACTTTATTAAAAGTCAAAAGAAATTTCTTGTTTCTAAAGAAGGAGAAGCTAATAGACGATACTGGAGAGAGGTATTAAAAAGTTATACCATAGGGAATGGCGTTTTTCTACCACAGGGTGATAAAAATAAATATGTAAGTCAAAAGTTTATAGTAACCGAGGTTCATTTCGAAAAACTTAATTCGGTGACTAACAAATTTAAGTTACCAGTCACTGCAATTATGTTAGGTTTTTTTCAAAATCTAATATCTCTTTTGTACTCAGATTCGTTGTTTTTTAATGTCAGAATGAATGGTAGAGATAATTCTTACATAGATCTTGATGC
This genomic interval carries:
- a CDS encoding condensation domain-containing protein, producing the protein MLHPSAIALFSLIKIKKRSLKDFEEEFRDFISYHPSLCTIFNTRGDIVIQAYVKPAKVKVRFVYELSINDSKEINQVLLAPFNVFDEEIIRVVVVENKNEIGLYISMPYAIIDAQSKLILSKDIKTHFDGDIKLERQSFSNLDFIKSQKKFLVSKEGEANRRYWREVLKSYTIGNGVFLPQGDKNKYVSQKFIVTEVHFEKLNSVTNKFKLPVTAIMLGFFQNLISLLYSDSLFFNVRMNGRDNSYIDLDANNFVGVMNNTLPIPVLKNTSIDIKKYLYECFGIYCEARMNQRVPFTVIDQDFNKIHNSNIDQFIAGTFNFNVLEGDLVVSRNHTKKNKEIYAKESIILNCYQHNNALELELLCLNEIYNKNSTLLDLPSYLGLFLKILE